TTTTTCGTCAGCTTCATCCAACTCTTCTTCTTCTTCTTCGATTTCTTCTTCAAAGTTGATGAATACGGTTAAATGATCTTTTAAAATTTTCGCAGCTTGAGCTACCGCGTCTTCGGGAGATACGGAACCGTCTGTCCAAACTTCTAAAGTTAATTTCTCATAATCGGATCTTTGCGCTACACGAGTTTCAGACACTTCAAAAAGAACTTTTTGAATCGGTGAAAAGATAGAGTCGATAGGAATCGTTCCCAAAACTTCGATATCTTTCTTTTTGTCTTCTGCAGGAACATATCCTCTTCCTCTTTGGATTTCCAAATCAAGGATAAGATTTGCGTCTTCGTTCAAAGTAGCAATATGAAGATCCGGGTTCATGATTTCTATGGAAGAATCAATCGCCAAATCCCCGGCGCGGAAATATCCAGCACCTTTCAATTCAATATGAATGACTTTGCTTGCTTCTTTGTCCTCAGGCTCGTATTTGATACGAACTTGTTTGAGGTTGAGGATGATACGAGTTACGTCTTCCGCAACTCCCTCAATATAAGCAAACTCATGAGTCACACCTTCGATTCGGATTGCGGAAATAGCCGCTCCCTCGATCGAAGACATAAGAGTTCTTCTTAAAGAATTCCCTATGGTTGTACCAATCCCTCTTTCGAAAGGCTCGGCTACAAACTTACCATAATTAGGAGTATTCACATCAGTAGTGAATTCGATTTTTTTCGGTCTTTTAAAACCTTTTAGTAAATTCTTTGGGGACAATGTCGTATCCTTCTTCTCTAGATTCGTTAGCTTACTTAGAGTACAACTCTACGATTACCTGTTCTTTAACTGGGATATCGATATGATCTCTTGTTGGAAGAGATAAAATTTCCCCAGAGAACTGTGCATAATCAACCGAAACCCAAGATGCAGTTCTGTTGATTGCTTGCGCCAATCTGATATTTTCTTCAATGAAAGTGGATTTTTGAAATTTTTCTCGAATTTCAACCTTATCGCCAATATTCACTCTGTAAGAAGGAATATCTACGCGAATTCCATTTACCATAACATGTCTGTGAGCGACAAAGTTACGCGCTTGTCTTCTAGTTACCGCATAACCCATACGATAAAGAACATTGTCCAATCTTCTTTCGAGGAATTGGAGTAAGTTTTCACCAGGAATCCCCGGAGTATGAGAAGCTTCTTCGAAATAACGACGGAATTGTTTTTCTAAAACTCCGTACGCTCTTTTTACTTTTTGTTTCTCACGAAGTTGCGCACCGTATTCAGTTATCTTTCCTTTTTTCTTAGGAGGTAAACCCGGTGGGTATTTTCTTTTTTCTAATGATGATTTCTCTTTGTGAAGAGTGTGACTGTTTTTAAGAAAGAGGTTTAAGCCCTCTCTTCTCATTAACTTTACAACTGGTCCTCTATAACGTGCCATATGTCTTCCTTATCCCCTTACTAAACTCTTCTTCTCTTACGTGGACGGCATCCATTGTGTGGAAGAGGGGTAACATCTTTAATCAATTTAATGAGTAGACCTTTTGTTGTAAGGGAACGAATCGCAGATTCTCTTCCAATACCAGGTCCTGAAACCATAACGTCTACTTCGGAAAGTCCGGCAGCTTCAATTGCTTTCTCTGCCGCACTTGTTGCAGCAATTTGAGCTGCATAAGGGGTGGATTTTTTAGAACCACGGAACCCCATCATTCCGGAAGAAGACCAGGAAAGAACATTCCCCGCCATATCCGTAATAGATACGATGGTATTGTTAAAGGAAGCTTGAATATAAACCTTTCCTCTCGGAACGTTTTTCTTTTCCTTTTTTTTGACTTTCTTGGTATCTTTTTTGCCTTTTGCTTCTTTCTCAGCCATGAATGATTCCTCTATTTACCTGGAGCTTTTTTCTTATTCGCTACTGTCTTTTTAATACCTTTTCTGGTACGGGCGTTTGTGCGTGTTCTTTGCCCATTGACAGGAAGTCCTCTTCTATGACGAAGACCTCTATAACAACCAACATCCATCAATCGTTTGATGTTCAGGTTTACTTCGGAGCGAAGGTCCCCTTCTACTTGGTATCCTTCTTCAATAACCCGACGGATCGCGGCTTCATGTTCGTCCGTTAGATCTTTTACTCTAATGCTTTCATCGATCCCTGCTTTTTTAAGGATCTCTTGAGAAGACGTCTTACCTATTCCGAAGACATAAGTGAGACCGATCACAATTCTTTTGTTTGATGGTAAATCAACACCCGCGATACGTGCCATATATTCTTATCTTTGCCTTTGTTTGTGTTTTGGGTTTGTGCAGATCACTCGGATCACACCTTTTCTGCGAATGACTTTGCATTCAGGACAGATTTTTTTTACTGATGCTCTAACTTTCATTTTCTTTCCTATTTCTTTCTGTAGGTAATTCGACCTTTGGTTAAATCATACGGAGAAAGTTCCACTGTAACTTTATCACCTGGAAGAATCCGAATATAGTGCATTCTCATCTTACCGGAGATATGCGCTAATACCTTGTGACCATTTTCCAACTCTACACGAAACATAGCGTTCGGTAGTGGCTCCAAAACGGTTCCATCAATGGTTATTGCTTCTTCCTTTGCCAGGGTGATTCTCCTATTGAATCGATTTTAAAATAGAATCGGTGATTTGTTCCATACTTCCCAAGCCATTGATCTGCCGAAGGATACCTGTTCCCTTGTAAAAATCGATCAGGGGCAGAGTCTTTGTGTTGTAAGTATGCAGACGGTTTTTGATGGTCTCTTCGTTGTCATCCGAGCGTCCTTCTTTGATCGCTCTACCTAGCAACCGTTTCACCAATTCTTCATCGGGAACGTCTAGGTTGACAACGGAGTCGAGCTCCATATGAAGCTCTTTGAGGATTTCCGAGAGAGCCTTTGCTTGCTCCACCGTCCTAGGAAATCCATCCAGTATGAATCCATTCGCACAATCGGACTCGACTAAACGATCCCGAATGATGCCTATAACGACAGCATCTGGAACGAGGTCTCCCGCGTCCATATATTTTTTTGCTTCTACACCCATAGCAGTGCCATTTTTTACAGCACTTCTAAGAATATCACCGGTGGAGATTTGGGGAATTTTAAACTTTTCTTTAACGATATCTGCTTGGGTACCTTTTCCAGCTCCTGGAGGTCCCATAAAGATGAGTCTCTTCATTACTATGCCCTACCCTTAATCTTGGTCTTTTTCATGAATCCTTCATAATTTCTCATCAGAAGTTGGGCTTCAATTTGTTTCAATGTTTCCAAAGCCACACCCACCATAATGAGAAGCGAAGTTCCCCCAAAAGTATATACAAGAGTTCCCCCACCTGTGTTTGAACCTAGGTTGAGAAACTTGATAATCAAATAGGGAGCAAGAGCAAGACCCGCGAGAAATAACGCGCCGGGTAGAGTGATCCGATTTAATATCTTTTCAATCATTTCTTTTGTTTGCGATCCAGGGCGAACACCCGGGATAAACCCGCCGTATTTCTTTAGATTGTCAGCTAACTCTTGTGGGTTGAACTGAATCGCAGTATAGAAATATGCGAAGAAAATAATGAGAGATGTATAAATAACAAAGTAAAATAGAGCATGATACCAGATCTGAGAGAAAGGATTGAAATAATCCATAATCACAGCCCAGCCAGCCCACTGACCGCCCTTAGACGACAACCATTGAATGATGGTTTGAGGAAACAGAATCAAAGATGATGCGAAGATAATCGGCATTACGTTGGCACTGTTTACTTTGAAAGGAATGGATTGGCTACGCGCCTGCACCATCTTTCTTCCTACCATTTGTTTTCCGTAATTCAACGGAACTCGTCTCACACCTTGTGTAAGGATTACAGTAAGAGCGATAAGTAGTATAAAAATAATCAAAAGAATCAATACGGAAAGAGCATCCGAAGTATCGGAAGTAAACATAGAGATAAGTGCTTCCGGCATACGACCGATGATACCTGCGAAGATAATCAGGGAAATCCCGTTACCGATCCCACGTTCTGTAATCTGCTCACCTAACCAAATCAAAAGCACTGTTCCTGTTGTAATGGAAAGCATTGCTAAAGGTAGGAAATAAGCTTCTACGGAAGGGTTAATCAAACCAGGATATTTTGCAGGAGAATTTCCCGATCCTGTAGACCAGGAATTGGCAAGCTGAATCACTGCAAGTGACTGAACCGCACATAAAATCAAAGTTCCGTACTTAGTGTACTGTTGGATTTTCTTTCTTCCCTCTTCTCCTTCCTTTTGCATTTTTTGCAAAGAAGGAATGAGAACCATCACAAGTTGCATGATGATGGAAGAAGAAATATAAGGCATAATCCCAAGAGCAAAAATAGAAAATTTGAGAAGAGCACCACCTGCAAACAAATCCACCATCCCAAGAAAACCTTCACTTGGATCTGCTGTGATTCCTGTAACGATCAAACTATTGATTCCAGGGATAGTAACGTGAGTACCCATCCTGAAAAGTAGTAACATACCGATTGTAAAAAAAATCTTGGAGCGTAGTTCAGGAATTCTAAAGATGTTTGCTATTGTTTGAAACATTGGTTATGCTTTTTTCTTCTCTTCTTTTTTCTTTTCACGAATCACAACTTTTCCACCGGCTTTTTCAATCTTCGCTTTCGCGGATTCTGAAAAACCGTCAGCAGTAATAGTGATCGACGCAGTGATTTCTCCCGTTCCTAAAACTTTGATCAGGTCGGTTTCACTTTTGATCAAATTTTTTGCTTTTAGGACAGAAGGAGTCACTTCACCGGAAAGACCCGCTTTTGTTAAAGCAAGTAGGTTAACCGGTTGAAATTCTTCTTTGAAAATATTTGTAAATCCGCGTTTCGGCAAACGTTTGTGAAGTGGCATCTGACCACCCTCAAACCCTCGTTTCATGGAGGCAGCACGTGCTCTTTGTCCTTTCGAACCACGGGCAGATGTTTTACCAAGTCCGGAACCCGGACCTTGACCTACTCTTTTCTTGGAGGTTTTAGCACCTTTTGGGATCGGGATTAGGTTTTTATTTCCTAAAGAAGTGGATTTTTTAGCTCTTTTTTTGCCAAATCCTCTTCCTTGTTCAATTTTTTCTGTTTGAGCCATTTCAATTATACCTTATCTACTTTCAGTAGGTATCCTACCTGACGAAGCATTCCCTTCAATTGAGGAGTTACTTTGTGCTTTCTGGTTTGGCCTTTTTTCTTAAGACCGAGAGCGATCAAAGTTTTTTTGTGCATCGGAATGATACCGATAGAACTTTTTTCTTGGGTTACCAATACTTCTTCCATATCAATCTTTCCTTTATAGATCTTGACCGAACAAGTGTTTTAGGCTCACACCACGACGTTTTACCGCCATAGAAGGAGTTTCCAATTGTTGGAGTGCATCCATAGTCGCCTTAACAATATTCATCGGATTTGAGGATCCCCAGGATTTTGTAAGAACATCTTGGATCCCCGCTCTTTCCAATACGGAACGAACGGAAGCTCCTGCAATGATTCCTGTTCCCGGAGTCGCCGGTTTCAAAATCACTCGGGCCGATTTAAAACTACCGATCGCATCGTGTGGAACGGTATGTCCGATGTAATGAATGGATTTTAAATTCTTTTTAGCGGATTCGATCGATTTACGAATCGCATCCGGAACTTCGTTAGCTTTTCCGAATCCGATTCCTACTTTTCCTTTGGAATCCCCTACTACAGAAAGTGCGTTGAAGGAGAAACGACGTCCCCCTTTCACTACTTTTGCAACACGGTCGATCTTTACTACTTTCTCAGTAAATTCTTTTGTTTCTTCTTCTAGGATCATATTAGAACTCCAAACCACCTTCACGAGCGGAATCTGCGAAGGCAGCGATACGACCGTGGTAAACCATACCAGAACGATCCAAAACTACCTGAGAAACCCCGGCGGTTTTAGCTTTTTCTGCGATCAGTTTTCCCAATTGCACTGCTGCGGCTTTGCTCTTTTTAGAATTTTCATGTTTCGGAAAATCCTTACTTTGTGTAGTAACAAAAGCGACTGTAACACCTTTGGTGTCATCAATCACTTGAGCAGTCAGATAACGATTGGATTTGTTAAAAACCAAACGAGGACGACCAGAGTTTGCTTGTAGTTTATAACGTACTCTTTCTGCCCGTCTTTCTCTTTTAATGTATTTTGCTGTCTTGTTAATCATAACGACTTACTACTTCTTACCAGTTTTTCCAGCTTTTCTGCGGATGTATTCATTGCTGTATTTCACACCCTTGCCTTTGTAAGGCTCCGGTGGTCTTTTAGAACGAATATCAGCGGCAACTTGGCCCACCAATTGACGATCAATTCCTGAAATTTTAATTTTCAACTGATCGGCTACATCGATTTTGATACCTTCAGGTTCAGGGAAAACCACTTCATGGGAATAACCTAAGCTCATCACTAGGTCTTTGCCTTTCTTCTGAGCTCGGTAACCGACCCCAGTGATCTCAAGGTTTTTTTCCCAACCGGTGGTTACACCTTTTACATTATTCATCGCAAGGGATCTTACAAGCCCGTGCAATGAAACAGTCTTTTGGTCTTCACTTGTTCGAGTAAAAACCAATTCCCCATTTTCCACTTTCGCTACTACGCCTTCATAAAGAGGTGATTTCAACTCACCTAATGGGCCTTTTACGGTAATGAAATTTGATTCCGTTTTTACTTCTACCTTTGCAGGCAATTTAATAATACTTTTACCAACTCGAGACATGATGATGCAATATCCTTTCTAAGGTTAGAATACCTTACAAAGAACTTCTCCTCCTACTCTGAGTTTACGCGCACGTTTCCCAGTCATCACTCCTTTCGAAGTGGAGAGGATGAGAGTTCCAATGTTGTTTTTGAACGGACGAATCTCTTCCGATTGAATGTAAACTCTTCTACCAGGAGTAGAAACTCTTTCAATCATACGAATGACAGGTCTTTTGTCTGGATCATATTTCAATTTTACTTGAAAATCATCAAAACTACCGTTCTTTACCGTTTGAATCTCATCCACGAAACCTTCTTCTTTTAGAAGTTCTAGGATGGATTTCTTAATTTTACTTCCCGGAATCACACACAACTCGTGTTTCGCTTGTTGTGCGTTTCTGATGCGGGTTAGCATATCTGCTATAGGATCTGAAAGACTCATTTATAATAACCTTTCCTATATTCTACCAGGAGGATTTTTTCACGCCAGGGATCTGAGCTTTACTAGCTAAATCACGGAAGCATAGACGACACATATCAAAGCGGCGCAAATATGCGCGCGAACGACCGCAAAGAGGGCAACGATTATACTCTCTCACTTTGAATTTTTGCTTTTTGGCGTGGCGTTCCATCATCGATTTTTTCGCCATAATCTGCCTCCTACTTACTTGCCGTTCGGTAAGGCATACCGAAGGCGTGAAATAATTCGTACGCTTCTTTGTCTTCTTCAGTGTTCGTGACAAAGGTGATATTGATTCCGTAGATCGTATTGATTTTATCAAAATGGATCTCAGGGAAAATGATTTGTTCTTTTACGGATAAGTTGTAATTACCACGTCCATCAAATCCTTTTGGATTGACTCCGCGAAAGTCACGAACCCTTGGAAGAGCAATGTTGATGAATCTGTCTAAGAATTCATACATATAGTTTCCGCGAAGAGTTACTTTACAACCAAGGACCATGCCTTCTCTCACTTTAAAACCGGCGATCGACTTCTTTGCGAAAGTTTTCACCGGCTTTTGGCCAGTAATCTGACCGATCTCCACAAGACAAGCTTCCATTGCTTTCGGATTGGTATGAGCTTCACCCATACCAACATTGATCACAATCTTTTCTAATTTAGGAACTCGCATCACACTTTCAAAGCCAAGTTGCTTTTGCAAGTTCGGGCGAATGTCCTTTTCGTATCTTTGTTTAAGTCTAGGTACCATAATTATACTTCTTTACCTTCCGGACGTGTCACGCGGATCGTTTTACCATCCTTTTTGGAAAAACCAAGGCGTACAGCCTTAATTTTCTTCTTAGGCTTCGCTTTGTTTTCAGCCTTAGGATCGCTAAACATTACATTGGAAATATGAATCGGAAATTCGATCTCGATCGCTCCACCTTGTGGATTTTCTTGAGTCGGTCTCACGTATCTGCGTCTCTTGTTCACACCTTCGATGTAAACTCGGTCTTTTCTTTTATCAACCGCGAGAACCTTTCCTTTTTTTCCTTTTTCTTTTCCGGAAATAACTAAAACTTCATCATCTTTTTTGATTTTAGTTTTTTTGAATTTCGTAGGTTCTGAACCACGATAAGCTAATTTTACTGGCATATTATAAAACCTCCGGAGCAAGTGATATGATTTTCATATATTTCTTATCACGGAGTTCGCGAGCCACCGGCCCGAAAATACGAGTTCCTTTAGGATTGCCTTTATCATCAATGATAGCAACCGCGTTGTCATCAAAACGGATGTAAGTTCCGTCCGCACGGCGAACTTCTTTTTTAGTTCGCACGACAACTGCTCTTTGAACCGCTTTGTTGTGTACTTTTTTACCTTGCCCGTCACGGAGACCGTAAGCAGGCTGTGCATCTTTCACAGCGACTATGATTTCATCGCCGAGACTAGCGTATCGTTTCTTAGATCCGCCAAGAACTTTTACGCACATGACTTTTTTTACACCCGAGTTATCGGCAACTTGTAAAATAGTTTCTTGCTGAATCATACTAGTTTCGCCTTCTCAACAACCTTTAAAAGCTTGTGATGTTTCTGTTTGGATAGAGGACGAGTTTCGATTGCGATCACTTTGTCCCCTACTTGACATTCGTTTTTTTCATCGTGAATTTTCACACGTGAAGTTCTTGTCATAATCTTCTTGAAGCGAGGATGAGTTTTTCTGGTGATCACTTCAATGATCACAGTTTTTTCCATCGCATCACTAACTACAACACCTTGAATGGTTAAAGATTTCTTTAAATTCTTTGCTTCCATAACCTACTTCTTCTTGCCCTTGGCTGCTTTCGCAACCGGTGCCGCTTTACCAGCTTTAGGTGGGATTTGTTTTAATTTTCCCGCCGCCGCTAATTCCTTCTCTCGTTGGATGGTAAGCGCTTGCGCAATTCTCTTCTTTTGGTTGTGAATCAGCTTCGGATTCTCAAGAGATCTAGTGACCCCAAATTGAAAACGAGCCTTTCTCACTTCTTCGGAAGCGGATTGTACTTCTTTTTTTAGTTCTTCTACAGATAAGGAACGAAAGTTGTCTTTCATAGTATGTTCCTCTTCACAAATACAGTCTCCATAGGGAGTTTAAACGAAGCCAGGTGAAGTGCCTTTCTTGCTGTTTCTTCATCGATCCCTGCCATTTCAAAAAGAACACGTCCCGGGCGGATTTCAGCAATCCAGAACTCTGGATTTCCTTTTCCTTTACCCATACGAGTCTCCGCAGGTTTTTTAGTGATTGGTAAATGTGGAAAAATCCTGATCCAGAGTTTCCCACCACGTTTCACTTGGCGGTTGATAGTAATCCTTGCAGCTTCAATTTGACGAGCGGTCATTCTGCCCGACTCAACTGCTTTTAAACCATACTCTCCGAAAGCAACGTAAGAACCTCTTTCGTCCTTACCTTTCAGGCGTCCTCTTTGGCGCTTTCTAAATTTAACTCGCTTTGGTGCTAACATCTTAGTATCTCTTTAAAAGTTCTTAACTTGTTCTTCTTTTTACAGCGTATTTATCTTCTTCGGATTCTTCTTTTGTCGGGAAGAAATCTCCAGTATAAGTCCATACTTTCACACCGATTTGACCGAAAGTGGTAAGGGCTTCTTTGAAACCGAAATCAATTTTCGCACGAAGTGTATGAAGTGGAACCCGGCCTTCCATATATTTTTCAGTCCGAGCCATATCCGCACCGTTCAAACGACCGGAGATTTGGATTTTTACACCCTCTACTCCACCTCGCATAGCGCGTCTAAGTTCAGCCTTCATAACTCTTCTAAAAGGCATCCTTTGTTCAATTTGCAAAGCAACTGTTTCGGCAATCGCTTGAGCAATGATCTCAGGCTTTTTAACTTCGATGATGTTCATGCCAATCGGTTTATCAGCCATCTTCTTCAGCTCTTGTTTCACTGCTTCGATGTTTTGACCTTTTTGACCGATCACCATACCCGGCTTAGATGTATGAAGATTGATGTTGATTTTTTCGGGAAATCTTTCTACTACAACTTTCACAACAGAAGCATTCTTGAATTTCTTTAAAAGAAATCTACGAATCTTGATATCTTCGTGAAGGTTTTTAATATAATCTTGTTTAGAATACCATATAGAATCCCAATTCCTTGTGATTCCGATTCGAAGCCCGATTGGATTTACTTTTTGACCCATATCTTATTTTGCCTTCTTTTCTGTCTCTGCAACTACCACAGTGATGTGGCTTAAACGTTTACGAATTCTGGATGCACGTCCTCGTGCTCTCGGTCTGTATCTTTTCATGATAGGACCGTCATCTATGTAAATCTTCTTAACAAAAAGACTCGCCGGATCCAATCCCTCATTCATTTGAATGGCATTGGCAACAGCCGAGTTGAGTAAGTTAATAATCATCGGACTCGCGGCTTTATTGGTAAAACGAAGAATATCAATAGCTTCTTTGTAATCATAACCACGAATTTCATCAGCAACTAACCTTGCTTTTCTGGCAGAAATTCTTACGTGTTTTGCGACTGCTTTAGCTTCCATTTCCTTACCTATTTCTTCGCTACTTTCTTGTCTCCACCGTGACCTCGGAAGGTACGAGTAGGAGCAAATTCGCCAAGTTTATGACCAATCATATTGTCATTGATGTAAACTGGAACAAATGACTTTCCATTGTGAATCATTACTGTGTGCCCGATCATATCAGGATAGATCGTGCTTCTGCGAGACCAAGACTTGAAAGGAGTCTTTTTGCCTTCAGAGTTAAGTGCAGTGATTTTTTTCATGAGGTGGTCGTCTATGAACGGACCTTTTTTTAAGCTTCTAGCCATGGTATCCTAGATCCTACCTATTCCTATTTTTCTTACGTCTTTGTACGATGAAACGTTCACTTGGTTTCGTTTTACGAGTTTTGAAACCTTTTGTCGGTTTACCCCAAGGAGTCACTGGATGGCGACCTCCGGAAGTTCTACCTTCCCCACCACCGAGTGGGTGATCCACCGGGTTCATTACCACCCCGCGAACCTTTGGACGTTTTCCTAACCAACGGTTTCTTCCTGCTTTTCCAATGATGACTTGGTTGTGGTCTTTGTTGGAAAGCTCTCCGATCGTTGCTACACATTCTTTGCGAATTTTACGAACTTCCGAAGAAGGAAGTCTTAAACTTACATAGTCACCGTCTTTCGCAGCGATCACAGCAAAAGAACCTGCGGTTCTAGCGATCTGACCACCTTTACCGATATGTAATTCGATATTATGTACGTTCGTTCCTGCAGGAATCTTATCCAAAGGAAGAGTGTTCCCTAGTTTAATTTCCGCCGTAGGACCGGAAAGAACTTTGTCCCCTACTTTGAGGCCGTTTGGAGCAAGAATGTATCTGTATTCTCCATCCGCATAACAAACGAGTGCGATAAACGCAGAACGGTTCGGATCGTATTCGATTGTTTTCACAGTCGCTTGGATTCCGACTTTGTTTCTTTTGAAATCGATAATACGGAATTTTCTTTTGTTTCTTCCGCCCTTTCTACGAACCGCAATTCTACCTTGGTTATCTCTACCCGCTTTGTAGCTGAGATTGAGAGTTAAGGCTTTGTGCGGAGTTACTTCTGTGATTTCTTTGAAATCCAGTACAGAGTAAAAACGTGAAGACTGGGTAGTTGGTTTTAATTTTCTAATTCCCATTTTTAAACCTTAGCGAAGTCCAAATTTGCGCCGTCTGCGAAAGTCACGACCGCTTTCTTGTAATGTGGTCGTGGAGCCGGCATGTTTCTAAACTTTTTCATTTTACCGCGAAAAACAGAAACGTTTACTGCGCTTGGAACAACACCATACATTTTCTTTAATGCTTGTTTGATGAGTGTTTTGTTCGCATCATTATGAACTTTAAAAGTATATTTTACGGTTCTTTTTCCTAAACGTTCTCCAATAGTTTGAAGATCTTGCGACTTCTCAGTCACAACCGGAGAGAGGATTACATTTTCTAAATTCACGAATCTATCCCTGCTTCTTTGAGTATTGTGAAAGTAGTTCTTTCAAAGCACTTTCAGAAATTACCAGATTGTTGTTGTAAAGGATGTCCCGGCAAACGATACGTTTGCTGTTTACATACTTTAAGTTTTCGATATTGCGAGTGGATTTTTTGAGGAATTGGTTTTCACCAGCTACTACAAAGCCTACATTTCCTTTTTCAGCAATCTCCATCTTTTTCAAAATATTGAAAATGGATTTTGTAGAATAAGAAGCAGGTTCCACGTCCTCGATGATAGAAATTCTATTTTCTTCCGCTTTCTTGTTTAAGATGGAAAGAACTGCTTTTCTTTTTACACTTCGGGAAAGATTAGAAGAATAATCCCTAGGTTTTGGTCCATGAATGATACCACCACCTACGAAATGAGGAGCTCTGATCGAACCTTGTCTCGCACGACCTGTTCCTTTTTGCGCCCAAGGTTTTTTACCACCACCACGGACTTCAGAACGATCTTTTGTAGAGTGAGTTCCTTGACGAAGGTTAGCATTTTCTGCTTTCACTGCGTCATAAATAGCACCTTGGCTGATTCCTGTTTCGAAAAGTGCAGCAGGAAGCTCCACTTCACTCAGGAACACGCCTTCTTTATTATATTTACGTGCTTTCATATATTTACCTAGTTACCAATTTTCTCAATTGTAACGATAGAAGTGTCGCGGCCAGGAACTGATCCTGAAACGAAGATTAAATTTTGATCCGCTTCTATCTTAACAACTTTCAGATTTCTAACAGTGCTTTGGACATTTCCCATACGACCACCCATCTTCAAACCTTTGAAAACGCGGCCAGGGGTTGTGTTGGAACCGATGGAACCGGGGTGTCTTTGGAATCTGGAACCGTGACCTGCAGGACCACCTGCGAAACCATGTCTTTTTACAACACCTTGTGTTCCCTTCCCTTTGGAAGTTCCTGAAACTTTAACAGTATCATTTAAAGCGAAAATATCGGACGCTTTTAGTTCAGCTCCGACTGCAACGGAATCAAATCCTTTGAACTCAGCTAAGTGTCGTTTTGCTCCGATACTTGCTTTTTTCAAGTGACCTAGTTCTGCTTTGGAAAGATTTTTTTCTTTCGCTTCAGCAAACGCAAGCTGAACAGCTTCGTAACCGTCGTTTGCTGTTGTCTTGATTTGTGAAACAAAACAAGGACCCACGCGCAAAACGGTTACAGTAACCATTTTACCTTCGTTGTTAAAGATGTGGGCCATGCCCAATTTTTCTGCGAGTAAACCTTTTGCCATGGATCCTATCCCTTAGGATTTGATATCTACTGAAACTCCGGCGGGGAGTTGAAGCTTCATCAGAGCTTCTACAGTATCTTCATTAGTATTTAAAATATCTATGAGTCTCTTGTGAGTTCTCATTTCGAATTGTTCTCTAGCTTTTTTATTCACGTGGGGAGAACGTAATACAGTATAGATTTCTTTTTTAGTAGGAAGCGGGATTGGACCGGAAACTGTTGCTCCGGTCCTTTTCGCTGTCGCTACGATTTCATAGGTTGATTGGTCAATCAGCCTATGATCGAAAGCTTTCAATTTAACGCGAATTCTTTGTCCAGCCATTTGGATTACTCAACGATCTCCGCTACAACACCCGATCCGATGGTTCTTCCACCTTCACGAATTGCAAACTTGAGTCCTTGGTCCATCGCAATCGGATGAATCAATTCAATTGACATCGTTACGTTGTCACCTGGCATAACCATTTCCATTCC
The nucleotide sequence above comes from Leptospira kobayashii. Encoded proteins:
- a CDS encoding 50S ribosomal protein L23, whose protein sequence is MNLENVILSPVVTEKSQDLQTIGERLGKRTVKYTFKVHNDANKTLIKQALKKMYGVVPSAVNVSVFRGKMKKFRNMPAPRPHYKKAVVTFADGANLDFAKV
- the rpmC gene encoding 50S ribosomal protein L29, with amino-acid sequence MKDNFRSLSVEELKKEVQSASEEVRKARFQFGVTRSLENPKLIHNQKKRIAQALTIQREKELAAAGKLKQIPPKAGKAAPVAKAAKGKKK
- the rplP gene encoding 50S ribosomal protein L16 yields the protein MLAPKRVKFRKRQRGRLKGKDERGSYVAFGEYGLKAVESGRMTARQIEAARITINRQVKRGGKLWIRIFPHLPITKKPAETRMGKGKGNPEFWIAEIRPGRVLFEMAGIDEETARKALHLASFKLPMETVFVKRNIL
- the rplV gene encoding 50S ribosomal protein L22, which encodes MEAKAVAKHVRISARKARLVADEIRGYDYKEAIDILRFTNKAASPMIINLLNSAVANAIQMNEGLDPASLFVKKIYIDDGPIMKRYRPRARGRASRIRKRLSHITVVVAETEKKAK
- the rpsS gene encoding 30S ribosomal protein S19; its protein translation is MARSLKKGPFIDDHLMKKITALNSEGKKTPFKSWSRRSTIYPDMIGHTVMIHNGKSFVPVYINDNMIGHKLGEFAPTRTFRGHGGDKKVAKK
- the rplC gene encoding 50S ribosomal protein L3, with translation MAKGLLAEKLGMAHIFNNEGKMVTVTVLRVGPCFVSQIKTTANDGYEAVQLAFAEAKEKNLSKAELGHLKKASIGAKRHLAEFKGFDSVAVGAELKASDIFALNDTVKVSGTSKGKGTQGVVKRHGFAGGPAGHGSRFQRHPGSIGSNTTPGRVFKGLKMGGRMGNVQSTVRNLKVVKIEADQNLIFVSGSVPGRDTSIVTIEKIGN
- the rpsJ gene encoding 30S ribosomal protein S10 — translated: MAGQRIRVKLKAFDHRLIDQSTYEIVATAKRTGATVSGPIPLPTKKEIYTVLRSPHVNKKAREQFEMRTHKRLIDILNTNEDTVEALMKLQLPAGVSVDIKS
- the rplB gene encoding 50S ribosomal protein L2, with product MGIRKLKPTTQSSRFYSVLDFKEITEVTPHKALTLNLSYKAGRDNQGRIAVRRKGGRNKRKFRIIDFKRNKVGIQATVKTIEYDPNRSAFIALVCYADGEYRYILAPNGLKVGDKVLSGPTAEIKLGNTLPLDKIPAGTNVHNIELHIGKGGQIARTAGSFAVIAAKDGDYVSLRLPSSEVRKIRKECVATIGELSNKDHNQVIIGKAGRNRWLGKRPKVRGVVMNPVDHPLGGGEGRTSGGRHPVTPWGKPTKGFKTRKTKPSERFIVQRRKKNRNR
- the rpsC gene encoding 30S ribosomal protein S3, with protein sequence MGQKVNPIGLRIGITRNWDSIWYSKQDYIKNLHEDIKIRRFLLKKFKNASVVKVVVERFPEKININLHTSKPGMVIGQKGQNIEAVKQELKKMADKPIGMNIIEVKKPEIIAQAIAETVALQIEQRMPFRRVMKAELRRAMRGGVEGVKIQISGRLNGADMARTEKYMEGRVPLHTLRAKIDFGFKEALTTFGQIGVKVWTYTGDFFPTKEESEEDKYAVKRRTS
- the rplD gene encoding 50S ribosomal protein L4 translates to MKARKYNKEGVFLSEVELPAALFETGISQGAIYDAVKAENANLRQGTHSTKDRSEVRGGGKKPWAQKGTGRARQGSIRAPHFVGGGIIHGPKPRDYSSNLSRSVKRKAVLSILNKKAEENRISIIEDVEPASYSTKSIFNILKKMEIAEKGNVGFVVAGENQFLKKSTRNIENLKYVNSKRIVCRDILYNNNLVISESALKELLSQYSKKQG